From the genome of Pseudomonas migulae:
CCTTCGGCAGCCTGGACGTTCTCAAGGGCATCGACCTCAACGTGCAACAAGGTCAGAAGATCTCGCTCATCGGCCCCAGCGGCTCGGGCAAGACCACCTTGTTGCGCTGCGTCAATTACCTGGAAGAGCCGACCAAGGGCGACATTTATATCGATAACGAACTGATCGGCCAGCGTCTGGCGGGCACGCGCAAAGTGCCCATGAGCGACAAGGAGCTGGCGCGGATGCGCGCCGAGATCGGCATGGTGTTCCAGCGCTTCAACCTGTTCCCGCACTTGTCGGTGCTGGACAACATCATCCTCGGTCCGCTCAAGGTGCAGCAGCGCAACCGCGCCGAAGCCGTGGAGCTGGCCGAGGATCTGCTGAACAAGGTCGGCATGTTCGCCAAGCGCGACGCGTTTCCGGAACAGCTCTCCGGCGGGCAGCAGCAACGGATCGCCATCGCCCGGGCGCTGGCGATGAAACCCAAGCTGATGCTGTTCGACGAGGCCACCTCGGCGCTGGACCCGGAACTGGTGGGCGAAGTGCTGGGGGTGATGCGCAAGCTGGCGGAGGAGGGCATGACGATGATCATCGTGACCCACGAAATGAGCTTCGCCGAGAGTGTCTCCGACCAGGTGATTTTCATGGCCGACGGCAACATCGTCGAACAGGGCCCGCCCCGGCAGATTTTTCGCGAGAGCCAGGTCGAACGCACCCGAAACTTCATCCGCGCCGTGCAGGAGCATTGATCGATGTTCGATTCGACCGCACTGCACAAAGCCATCGAGATGCTGCCGTACTTTCTGAAGGTGCTGGGGCTCGGCGCGCTGACCACCGTCGGCCTGACGGCGGCCGCGTTCGTCGTCGCGGCCTTGCTCGGGTTTTGCCTCGCGCTGATGCGGCTGTCGCGCAGTCGCGTGCTGAGCCTGATCGCCAGCGTGTACCTGGAGGTGTTTCGCAACATACCGATCCTGACGCAACTGTTCATTCTGTATTTCGGGCTTACCTACATCGGCATCACGTTGCCGGCGATTGGTGCGGCGATCATCGGCTTCGGTCTGAATGGCGCGGCGATTCTGTCGGAAGTGTTCCGTTCGAGCATCCGCACCATCGATCGCGGGCAAAGCGAAGCGGCGTATTCCATCGGCATGACCCGCTCGCTGGCGATGCGCATCATCGTGTTGCCCCAGGCGTTCAAAGTGGCGATTCCGGGGATGGCCAACTTCGCCATCGGCCTGCTCAAGGACACCTCGCTCGCTTCGGCAGCGGCGGTGCCGGAGCTGACCTTCAAGGCGCGGATGCTGGTCAGCGAAACCTACCAGACCAACTTGATCTACTTCCTGCTGGCAATCATCTACCTGGCCTTGAGCCTGGTGCTTTCCCACTGGGCGGCGCGCACCGAGCGCCGTCTGAAAGTGGTCAAGGAGAACTGATATGGGCTATGGCGACCTGTGGGAAGCAACCCATGTCGAATTGCTGGCGGCGGCCTGGGCGACGTTGCAACTGGCATTTGGCGCGTTGGTGATCGGCTTGATTGTCGGTCTGCTGGTGGCGTTGGCGAGGCTTTCGAAGAACCGGCCGTTACGCCGTGCGGCGCTGATTTACATCGAGGTCTTTCGCGGTACGCCGGCGTTGGTGCAACTGTTCATCGTCTATTTCAGCCTGACCGAAATCGGTGTTCAGTTCAGTTCGTTTCAAGCGGCGATGATCGGCCTGGGGCTGAACGCGGCGGCCTATCTCTCGGAGATTTACCGCTCGGGGCTGGAGGCGGTGCCCAAAGGGCAGGTGGAAGCGGCGAAGGCGATTGGCATGCCTCATCTGAAGGTGTTGCGTTGGGTCGTGTTGCCCCAGGCCATTCGCATCGTGCTGGCGCCGATCGGCAACGTCGCGATCTCGCTGTTGAAAGACACCTCCGTGGCCTCGCTGATCGCCGCGCCGGACTTGATGCTGCGCGCGCAGGATTTGAGCTCCGTGTACTTCATGCCGCTGGAAATCTACATCCTCGTCGGCGCGATTTATTTTGCGCTGTGTTATCCGCTGTCGTTGGGGGTGAGGTTGCTGGAGCGCAGGACACGGCATTGACGCAACACCTTTAAAAGATTGCAGTCTGTGGCAGCTCCTGCAAGGTAATGCTGTTCACACAAGCGCGGGCACGCACATTGTGGCGAGGGGATCTCTTGCCCGCCTGAAGATTTTCTTGAGTGAACAGCACTAGCTCCTACAAGAGACCCTGTGTAGTGCGTCGTACCCACTCGTGACATTCCGGAACAATTGAATTGCCGGGACAGGGCTGTTTACCCTCGGCATTCATCCGGCGCACGGTGGTAACTTAGGGCATTTGAACCGTCGGGAGCATCGTCATGGAATTGGGAATATCGGGCCGCTGGGCGATCGTCTGCGCCGCCAGCAAGGGCTTGGGGCTGGCCTGTGCGCGCGCCTTGGCGAAGGAGGGCGTGAACCTGGTGATCAACGCCCGTGGTAACGACACCTTGCAGGCCGCCGCCGTCGAATTGCGCAGCCTGGCGCCGAGCATCGAAGTGCGCACGGTCGCCGGGGACATCAGCGAGCCGGCCGTGCGTGAGCAGGTATTGGCGGCCTGTCCGCAAGTCGACATCCTGATCAACAACGCGGGCGGCCCACCGCCGGGTGACTTCCGCGACTGGGACCGCGAGGACTGGTTGAAGGCGCTGGACGCCAACATGCTCACGCCCATCGAGCTGATCAAAGCGTGCGTCGATGGCATGGCAGAGCGCGGTTTCGGACGCGTCGTCAACATCACCTCCGGTGCGGTGAAGGCACCCATCGATGTGCTCGGTCTGTCCAACGGCGCCCGTAGCGGCCTGACCGGTTTCATCGCCGGGCTCGCGCGTCAGTCGCGACTGGCGGGGAACAACGTCACGATCAACAATCTGCTGCCCGGCCCGTTCGAGACCGAGCGCCTGCACAAGACCCTGAGCGCCGCCGCCGAGGCCAATGGCGCCAGCGTCGAACAAATCAGCGCGCAACGGCGCAAAAACGTGCCGGCCCAGCGCTTTGGCCAGCCCGATGAGTTCGGTGCCTATTGCGCGTTCATTTGCAGCGCCCACGCGGGTTTCCTGACCGGGCAAAACCTGTTGCTGGATGGCGGCAGTTATCCCGGCACGTTTTGATTGACCGATGATCAGCGTTTGAGCTGCCACGCGTGATGAGGGCTATGCTTTGCAGTGCGCCCATTGCAATGGGAGACCTGCGATGATCAATGTACGCACGGCCCGCATGCTGGCCGATTACAAACGCTGGGCCAATCAGCGCCTCTTTGACAGCCTGGCCGATTTGCCGCCGGGCGAGGTCAACAAAGCGCGGGTCTCGGTGTTCAAGAACATGATCGGCACCCTCAACCACATCTACGTGGTGGACTGCATCTGGCAGGCTCACCTCGAAGGCCGGGGCCACGGCTTCAAGACCTCGCACGATCTGCTGCATCCCGACCTCGCCGATCTGCGCCAGGCGCAAAAGGACATCGATCATTGGTACTGCAACTGGAGCGACCGGCAAACCGAGGCGTCGCTGGATAAACCTGTCGAGTTCACGTTTGTCTCGGGCGAAAGCGGCACCATGAGCGCTGGCGCGATGCTGCTGCACGTGGTCAATCACGCCAGCTATCACCGTGGCTGGGTGATCCAGATGTACTTCGACATCCCGGCCATGCCGCCGATGACGGACCTGCCGATTTTCCTGCGCGAAACCGACCCGGGCTTCAACTCGGTCAATGCCCCGGCAGTGGCGCCGACATGTGTTGGGCAATTCGCGAGCGCAACCAACGTTCTGCCGGATCGTTATCGTTGACCCCGTTCCACACCATCGACAGCTCGGACAGGTTGATGTCGAACGGCGGGTCGTCGGCGCGCAACTGGCTGCTGCCTTCGATCAGCGCACACGCGGCGTAGTCCGGCACCGTGGCGAGCAGGTCGGTGCCGGCCAGCAGGGCGCGCAGCCCGGCGAACTGCGGCACCGCCAGCACCACACGGCGTGAGCGGCCAATGCGCGCCAGATCGTTGTCGATAGCGCCGGTCAGGTCACCGGAAAACGACACCAGCGCATGCGGTCGTTCGCAGTAATCATCCAGCGTCAGGGCGCCGGGACGGTTGTCGCCGCGCAGGATCTTCACGCTCAGGTCCCGCAGTTTCTTGCGCTTGGCGTTGGCTGGCAGTTCCGTGGTGTAGCTGATCCCGACGGAAATCTCGCCGCTGGCAAGCATCGACGACATCAACAGGAAATTCACCCGCCGCACGACGACCACGACGTTCTGCGCCTCTTCGCGGATCTGCTTGAGCAGCGGCGGAAACAGACCGAACTCGGCGTCGTCGGACAGACCGATGCGGAACACGTCGCGGCTGGTGGCCGGGTCGAAATCCTTGGCCCGGCTGACCGCGCCGGAAATGGTGTCCATCGCCGGTTGCAGTTCCTTGAGAATCTGCAGCGCCCGTTGGGTCGGCTCCAGCACTCGACCGTTGCGCACCAGCAGCGGGTCATCGAACAGATCGCGCAACTTCGCCAGTGAAGCGCTGACGGCGGGCTGGCCGAGGAACAGCTTTTCCCCGGCCCGGGTCAGGTTCTTTTCGAACATCAGGGTTTCGAAAATCACCAACAGGTTCATGTCCACACGGCGCAGGTCGTTGCGGTTCATGGCGGGGCTACTCGCAGGGCTTCGGGTTTTACTCAGTAAAGCACCGAACTCCCGGGTCAGGAGCCGCAGACCCTAGGGGTGACAGGATTTACTGTGGCGAGGGGATTTATCGAAACGTCGCACCGCCCCGTTCGGCTGTGCAGCAGTCGTAAACCCTGCGAACGCGGTTTCCCTGAATGAGCGAGGTTGCAGGTTTCAGGGCCGCTGCGCGCCCCAACGGGGATAAATCCCCTCGCCACAGGGACTGCGGTTTAGCTGACGAGATCGGGGTCCTCCGTTCTTTTATTTGGCCGCTTCCGGCTCGGTCAACACCTTGCGGAACGTCTCCACCAACGGCCGCAAATTGATCCGGTGCCACGCTGCCCACAGCGGCGTGGTGAACGCAATCCACGGCACTTCGCGCAGCACCACACCCGGTGGTGCATTGCGGCTCAGGCCTTTTTGTATCATCGCAATCCCCAGCCCCGACGCCACCAATCCAAGCGCAGTGAAAGGCTCGGTCGCTTCCATGCGGATGTCCGGGGTGAACCCGGCGCGGATGCAAGCGCTGACGAAGTCTTCGCGGCTGGCGCAGTTCTGGCGGTGTTGCACACCGATCCATTCCTGGTCGGCCAGGTCTGCCGGGCTCAGCGTCGCTTGGTGGGCCAGTGGATGGTGCTCGGGCAGGGCCAGCAGCATCGGGTCGTCGAGCACCTGGAAACCCAGCAAGTCCGGATCGTCGGCGACGGGCGGTTCGCTGACCAGGGCGATATCGAGACTACGCTGACGCAGGCCTTCGAGTTGTTCAGCGGAGCTGAGGTTGTACAGCGCGACGTGCACGTTCGGCCGGTCAACGCGCAACACCCGCAAGGCATTGGGCAGCACACCGGCGTGCATGGCGTTTTCGATGTAGCCGATGCACAGGCCGCCTTCTTCGCCGCGACCGAGGCGTTTGCCGAGGGATTCCAGGCGATTGGCGTGGGTCAGCAGGGCGCGGGTTTCGGCGAGGAAGGTCTGGCCGTCGCGGGTCAGGCGAATGCGCTGCTGGCTGCGCTCGAACAGGGTCAGGCCCAGGCGTTCTTCGAGCTGAGCGATCTGCCGGCTCAGGGGCGACTGGGAAATATGCAGGCGCTCGGCGGCGCGACCGACGTGTTCTTCCTCGGCGACGGCCACGAAGTAGCGCAATTGGCGGATGTCGATCATGTAAGACCTATAGGGACTCAAGTGCTGCGCATTATGT
Proteins encoded in this window:
- a CDS encoding amino acid ABC transporter permease → MGYGDLWEATHVELLAAAWATLQLAFGALVIGLIVGLLVALARLSKNRPLRRAALIYIEVFRGTPALVQLFIVYFSLTEIGVQFSSFQAAMIGLGLNAAAYLSEIYRSGLEAVPKGQVEAAKAIGMPHLKVLRWVVLPQAIRIVLAPIGNVAISLLKDTSVASLIAAPDLMLRAQDLSSVYFMPLEIYILVGAIYFALCYPLSLGVRLLERRTRH
- a CDS encoding amino acid ABC transporter ATP-binding protein translates to FGSLDVLKGIDLNVQQGQKISLIGPSGSGKTTLLRCVNYLEEPTKGDIYIDNELIGQRLAGTRKVPMSDKELARMRAEIGMVFQRFNLFPHLSVLDNIILGPLKVQQRNRAEAVELAEDLLNKVGMFAKRDAFPEQLSGGQQQRIAIARALAMKPKLMLFDEATSALDPELVGEVLGVMRKLAEEGMTMIIVTHEMSFAESVSDQVIFMADGNIVEQGPPRQIFRESQVERTRNFIRAVQEH
- a CDS encoding DinB family protein, producing MINVRTARMLADYKRWANQRLFDSLADLPPGEVNKARVSVFKNMIGTLNHIYVVDCIWQAHLEGRGHGFKTSHDLLHPDLADLRQAQKDIDHWYCNWSDRQTEASLDKPVEFTFVSGESGTMSAGAMLLHVVNHASYHRGWVIQMYFDIPAMPPMTDLPIFLRETDPGFNSVNAPAVAPTCVGQFASATNVLPDRYR
- a CDS encoding LysR substrate-binding domain-containing protein, which produces MIDIRQLRYFVAVAEEEHVGRAAERLHISQSPLSRQIAQLEERLGLTLFERSQQRIRLTRDGQTFLAETRALLTHANRLESLGKRLGRGEEGGLCIGYIENAMHAGVLPNALRVLRVDRPNVHVALYNLSSAEQLEGLRQRSLDIALVSEPPVADDPDLLGFQVLDDPMLLALPEHHPLAHQATLSPADLADQEWIGVQHRQNCASREDFVSACIRAGFTPDIRMEATEPFTALGLVASGLGIAMIQKGLSRNAPPGVVLREVPWIAFTTPLWAAWHRINLRPLVETFRKVLTEPEAAK
- a CDS encoding amino acid ABC transporter permease; translation: MFDSTALHKAIEMLPYFLKVLGLGALTTVGLTAAAFVVAALLGFCLALMRLSRSRVLSLIASVYLEVFRNIPILTQLFILYFGLTYIGITLPAIGAAIIGFGLNGAAILSEVFRSSIRTIDRGQSEAAYSIGMTRSLAMRIIVLPQAFKVAIPGMANFAIGLLKDTSLASAAAVPELTFKARMLVSETYQTNLIYFLLAIIYLALSLVLSHWAARTERRLKVVKEN
- a CDS encoding SDR family oxidoreductase, with the translated sequence MELGISGRWAIVCAASKGLGLACARALAKEGVNLVINARGNDTLQAAAVELRSLAPSIEVRTVAGDISEPAVREQVLAACPQVDILINNAGGPPPGDFRDWDREDWLKALDANMLTPIELIKACVDGMAERGFGRVVNITSGAVKAPIDVLGLSNGARSGLTGFIAGLARQSRLAGNNVTINNLLPGPFETERLHKTLSAAAEANGASVEQISAQRRKNVPAQRFGQPDEFGAYCAFICSAHAGFLTGQNLLLDGGSYPGTF
- a CDS encoding LysR substrate-binding domain-containing protein; its protein translation is MNRNDLRRVDMNLLVIFETLMFEKNLTRAGEKLFLGQPAVSASLAKLRDLFDDPLLVRNGRVLEPTQRALQILKELQPAMDTISGAVSRAKDFDPATSRDVFRIGLSDDAEFGLFPPLLKQIREEAQNVVVVVRRVNFLLMSSMLASGEISVGISYTTELPANAKRKKLRDLSVKILRGDNRPGALTLDDYCERPHALVSFSGDLTGAIDNDLARIGRSRRVVLAVPQFAGLRALLAGTDLLATVPDYAACALIEGSSQLRADDPPFDINLSELSMVWNGVNDNDPAERWLRSRIAQHMSAPLPGH